The Macrobrachium rosenbergii isolate ZJJX-2024 chromosome 56, ASM4041242v1, whole genome shotgun sequence genome includes a region encoding these proteins:
- the LOC136836695 gene encoding vitelline membrane outer layer protein 1 homolog, with amino-acid sequence MSAKVFLVLVCFLFVYGSELENGEAPGRRVTKSLMLSNGLDWGKWGSVEYCKDGSFVQDIEIKFEDYSFLDADETALNAVKLYCSTSDGHLTGYVTSTIGTNGDWKGMRGCENGLMTGFRAKVLPAQGVLGDDVAVQNIEMECNYGESTVLAMDESANIHDGKWGLWAKCDNKSAICGVEIRYNKVHLVEDDAAVSDISLFCCALDE; translated from the exons ATGTCTGCAAAAGTATTCTTGGTTCTCGTATGCTTTCTCTTCGTCTACGGAAGTGAGCTGGAAAACG GTGAGGCCCCAGGACGTCGGGTGACGAAGTCTCTGATGTTAAGCAATGGACTGGACTGGGGTAAATGGGGAAGCGTAGAGTATTGCAAAGACGGATCTTTCGTACAGGATATTGAAatcaag TTCGAAGACTACAGCTTCCTCGACGCTGACGAGACGGCACTGAATGCTGTGAAGCTTTACTGCAGCACCTCAGACGGCCATCTCACGGGGTATGTGACGTCGACCATAGGGACGAATGGTGACTGGAAAG GTATGAGGGGCTGTGAAAATGGTCTAATGACAGGCTTTAGAGCAAAAGTTCTACCTGCCCAAGGCGTCCTGGGAGACGACGTTGCCGTACAAAACATTGAGATGGAATGCAACTATGGAGAAAGCACAGTGTTGGCGATGGATGAAAGCGCCAAT atcCACGACGGGAAATGGGGCTTATGGGCAAAATGTGATAATAAATCAGCGATTTGCGGAGTTGAA ATACGTTACAACAAAGTACACCTTGTGGAAGATGATGCGGCTGTGTCAGACATATCCTTGTTCTGCTGTGCACTTgacgaatag
- the LOC136836523 gene encoding vitelline membrane outer layer protein 1-like — translation MTNYITSTVGKEGEWQGMNGCSEGLMTGMRAKVMPNQGLLGDDEAVQNVEMECDGGTNTVLAMPEKQNSTNWSSWDRCGKSSAVCGIKVRYEAPNVIDDDVAIADITMYCCSVE, via the exons ATGACAAACTACATCACATCGACCGTTGGGAAGGAAGGGGAATGGCAAG GAATGAACGGATGCAGTGAAGGACTCATGACTGGCATGAGGGCCAAAGTCATGCCGAATCAGGGACTTCTGGGAGACGACGAAGCGGTGCAGAATGTCGAGATGGAATGCGACGGAGGGACGAACACAGTCTTGGCCATGCCCGAAAAGCAGAAT AGCACCAACTGGAGTAGCTGGGACAGATGTGGAAAAAGCTCTGCCGTATGCGGAATTAAG GTTCGTTATGAAGCCCCCAATGTCATTGACGACGACGTAGCAATCGCTGACATTACGATGTACTGCTGTTCTGTCGAGTAG